A window of Halovivax gelatinilyticus genomic DNA:
CCGACGTCGTCGAGCAGGTCGACCCGGACCTCCGGGCGATCAACGACGCCCGAAACGCCCTCCGGGACCTCCCGGAGATCAACCCGGACGAGCCGACGATCGTCGTCGCCGGCTATCCGAACGTCGGCAAGTCGTCGTTCGTCAACGACGTGACCAACGCCCGCGGCGAGACCGCGAGCTACCCGTTCACGACGAAGGGAGTCGGCCTCGGCCACCTCGAACGCGATCACATCCGCTATCAGCTGGTTGACACGCCCGGCCTGCTCGATCGACCGGCCGAAGAGCGAAACGAGATCGAATCCCAGGCGGTCAGCGCCATCGAGCACCTCGCCGACTGCGTGCTGGTGTTTCTGGACCCGAGCGGCTCCTGTGGCTACCCGATCGACAGCCAGCTCGAACTGCGCGACTCGGTCGTCCGACAGTTCGACGCCCTCGACGTTCCCGTCCTGACGATCGCGAACAAAGCGGATCGGTTCGATCCCGACGACGCCTCGATCCCCGACCTCGACGCCGACTACCACATGAGCGTCGAGACCGGCGAGCACGTCGAGGCGGTGCTCGAGGCGGCCATCGAGGCGATCGGCTACGAGCCGGAGCTGCCGTTCGAGAGCTAACGCCAATCACGGAGCGCCGTCGAAGTAGCCGCGTCGGTCGGAGAAGACGGGACAGGCGAGAAACGAGTGGTACACCGAGTGCTTACACCGGCCAACCAGGGAGCGAGGGAGTCTCACCCTCCCAACGAATCGAATCGATTGCCGACGGGAGCTGCTGCAGTCGCTCATCGAGCACGGAAAGCGGGTGCGAATCGAGAAACGACGCGCTGTAGCGATCGACGGCTGCGTCTTCGAAATTGAGCTGAACGTGACACGGTCCGAGATCGGCGTGGTCGGCATCTCGATGGAAGCCGAGCATAACGTTGCGCTCCGGTTCGATCCAGTTGATGCGGTAGTATTCGTGGTCGACACCGGTCGGGTACCAGAACCGAAGTTCCAGTCGTGCGCGGTCCGCGTCGGCGGGGTCGCCAAGAAACGTTGTCGGCGCGACATCCGCGATCACGTACCGCGGCCGTCGGCGAGACGGGCGAAAGCGCACGTTCTCGCAGCCGGCCTGTTTCGTTACTCGGGCGTGGACGTCTCGGAGGAGAGTGCGCTGTGTATATCGGTCGCGACCAGCAAGAAAAATCATCGGGAGAGTCACCTAGCTCGTGGCGCGGTCTGTCGCGTCGGTCGTTCGCTCGCGAGCAGACTCGACATCCGAGTAGAGTTCCAGGGCGTGTTTGATGAGACGGCGGTCCGCCTCGTTTTCACGCCAGAACGCGATCACGTCACGACGCTTACGGAGCTGTTCGCTCGAGAGGGTACAGTCGGCGAGCGTCTGTTCGAGATCTTCCCACGTCTCGACGTCGTACGTTTCCTGCCACTCCTCGATCTCCCTGGTAATCGCCGCTAATTCGTCACGAAGGTCCTCGCGCGCGTTCTTTTCTATGAGCATGCGGATTTCGTCGAAGAGTAACTGCGTGTGATCGGGCTGGTAGAGCGTCCTCTCGCCGGCCTCGACGCGGCACAAGACGCCCTCCTCGACGAGATCCTGTACTTCGTCGTTCGTCGTACTCCAGGCCGCATCCGCCCGGTCGCTGATCCAGTTGATCGATCGGGGTTCGCGGAGCGTGGTAGCGATCGCTCGAATGCGTTCGCGGGCGCTCATCGACTCGGTCCACGACTGTACCCCATTTTGGGAGGACTCGGACATCCGTGCCACCTCTACCGGCAGTGTTCGCACTATATTCGCATATATGTTTGTATTCTCTTGAATAGTCAAGAGTGTTTGCGAGCACGGCCACGCTTCTGGTGACACGCCGGATCGGAGGAATCTGCAGACGGAACAGGCCACGTGCATAGAGTCGTTCGGAAGACGACGTCCCATGACTGAGCAGAGCGAAGCTAAGCGGGAACGAAGTTCCCGCGAGGTCAGCGGGACGTACGCCCCGCCAGACTCCGCGAGGGCCGCGAGACCGTCGGTCTCGCCTGATGACGAGAGGGTCTGTTTTTCGAATTACATGACCCCAGTCGGTTCACCGAAACAGCACCACCCTTTTTGCGCTCGACACCGTCTCTATGTGCGGCATGGACGAACTCCGAACGGGACTGTCCTACGGCGACGTACTCGTCGTCCCCCAGCGCTCGGGCGTCGACAGTCGCCAGCAGGTCGATCTGTCGACGCGCCTCACAGATGATATCGAACTCGCGACGCCGTTGCTCTCCGCACCGATGGACACCGTCACCGAGGCCGAGACGGCCATCGCGATGACCGAAGCCGGCGGGATGGGAACGATCCACCGCTTCCTCTCGATCGACGAACAGGCCGACGAGGTACGCCAGGCGGCCGAAGCCGGCGCGACGGTCGGCGCCGCCGTGGGCATCGCCGGTGAGCCACTCGCTCGTGTCGAAGCCGTTCTCGACGCCGGCGCCGACAGCGTGATGGTCGACGTCGCCCACGGCCACCTGCAGCGGTGTCTCGACGTGGTGGGCGACCTTCGCCGGGCCTTCCCCGACGTTTCGCTCGTCGCCGGAAACGTCGCGACGCCGACGGGCGTCGCCGACCTGGCCGACGCCGGCGCAGACTGCGTCAAAGTCGGGATCGGGCCCGGCTCACACTGTACGACCCGCCGCGTCGCAGGCGCCGGCGTCCCGCAGCTCACCGCCGTCAGCGACTGCGCCGAGGCGGCTCGAGAGTACGACGTCAGAATCGTCGCCGACGGCGGCATCCGGTGTTCCGGCGACGCCGTGAAAGCGCTACTCGCCGGCGCGGACGCGGTTATGATGGGGAGTCTCTTCGCCGGAACGACCCAAGCGCCGACGGAGGTGATCGAGATCGACGGCACCCGCTATAAACGCTCGCGCGGGATGGCGACGACCGCCGCCAACGAGGCCCGAACCGATTCGGACGACGTTCCGGACGCCGACGAAGGAGTCGAAGGATTGACCGAGTACAAGGGCTCGCTCGTCGACGTCGCCGCCGAGTTCGCCGCCGGCATCCGCTCCGGACTGAGCTACGCGGGTGGCCACACCATCGGCGACGCTCGCGAGAACGCCGAGTTCATCCGCGTCGCCGAGAGCGCCCGCGATCTCGAGGGAGCACACGGCGATCACGACTGGGAGAACGTCATCGTCGAGTGAGTTGGACGAACCCGTTTCGAACGATTCCGCCTACCGGTCGTCGAGAATCGCGAGGACGACGGCGGCCAGCAGGACGATCGAGAAGAGGATCGTCAGCCCCTGCGACACCGTCGCGATCTGACTGTCGACGTCGCCGCCGGTGAGTAACTCGACAATATCGCCGGCCGCCCGCATCGAGCCGCCGACGCCGGCGAGCGCGAGTAATCCGAGCCCGTAGGTCGCCACGTCGTTCCGATCGGTCGACAGCCCGAGGCGTCCGAGAAAGACGCAGGCGACCCCGAGCGCCGCCGGAATGAGCGCCGTGAAGTGAGGGTCATCCGGCGCGACGTAGCCGACGACGCCGACGGTTGCCAGCGCGACGCCGACAGCGATGGCGATCCGATACGGATCTCGCGTAGATTGTGCCATGGGGGCGAATGTCGGAGCGAGAAAAAACTACTTTCGGTACGATCGACGAAACGTGTGAGAAGATCGCACGGACCGAACGCAGAGCGTGTCGTTTTCGTACCCTCGGCCCGGAGAGGCGTACATGAGAACACGGGGGACGCTACGACTGGCGACGCGAGGGTCGCTGCTCGCCAGGCGGCAGGCTTCGATCGTCAGCGAGCGGCTCGAAGAACGACGGTACGAGGTCGAACTCGTCCCCGTCGAGACGACCGGCGACCAGATCCGAGACGAGTTGATCCACCGCCTCGGCAAGACCGGCGCGTTCGTCCGCGAACTCGACGAGCGCGTGCTCGACGGCGAGTGCGACGCGGCGATCCACTCGCTGAAAGACGTCCCCACCGAACAGCCGTCGGATCTGGTGACGGCCGCGGTTCCCGAGCGCGGGCCGGCCGGGGACGTCCTCGTCACCCCGGACGGGGCGTCGTTCGACGAGCTTCCAACGGAGGCGACCGTCGGCACCGCCAGCCTGCGCCGACGCGCGGAGTTACTCACACAGCGACCGGACCTCACGGTCGAGCCGATTCGCGGTAACGTCGACACCCGACTCGAAAAACTGCTCGCCCCCAGCCTCCAGGCCGAACACCAACGACGAAGCGAGGCCGACAGCGAGCGAAAGGGCAACGTCGGAAACGACGATTTCGAGCCGACGTTCGATCGGACCGTCGAGGAGTGGTTCGACGACCGCCCCGAACTCGAAAAGCAAGCCCTCGGCCGCGAGGTCGAGACCGAGTACGACGCGATCGTCCTGGCCAGAGCCGGCCTCGAACGGAGCGGGCTCAGCCACGCCGTTTCGTTCCGGGACCTGCCGACGACGACGTTCGTCCCCGCTCCCGGACAGGGCGCGCTCGCCGTGACGGCGACCGACGGCGAAACCGCCCGCGAGATCCAGGCCGCGATCGACCACCCGCGAAGCCGCGTCGAGGTGACGGTCGAACGGACGATTCTCGCGACGCTCGGCGGCGGCTGTATCGCTCCGCTCGGCATTCACGCGACGGTCCAGGGCGAGTACGTCCACACCGCCGTGGCCGTCTTCGATCGAGACGGCGACGAGTCGATCACCGCCACCCGAGACCTGCCGATCGAGACGCACGCGACCGCCGCCCGCGAATTCGCCGAGGATCTGGCCGACCGAGGCGCGGCCGACCTGATCGAATCCGCCCGCCGGGACGCCGATGAGGCGGACGCAGACGACCTGCCGGAGGGGAAGTAGATGCCGGGCGAATCCGACGAGGAGGCGACAGCACCTGGCGACGGCGCCGCTACCGAGATCGGATTCGTCTCGCTCGTCGGGAGCGGCCCCGGCGATCCCGAACTCCTGACCGTGAAGGCGACGCGCCGACTCGAGGAGGCGGACGTCGTCTTGCACGACAAGCTTCCCGGCCCCGAGATCATCGAGCAACTCCCGGACGACGCCCGGGAAGACGTCGGCAAGCGCGCCGGGGGCGAGCGAACCGCACAATCTGCGATCAACGAGCGGCTGGTCGAACTCGCCCGCGAGGGAAAGCGCGTCGTCCGGCTCAAAGGCGGCGATCCGTTCGTCTTCGGGCGGGGCGGCGAGGAGGCCGAGTACCTCGCCGATCACGGGATTCCGTTCGAGGTGGTCCCCGGCGTCACCTCGGCCGTGGCGGCCCCCGCGGTCGCGGGGATCCCGGTCACCCACCGCGATCACGCCTCGTCCGTTTCGTTCGTCACCGGCCACGAGGACCCGACGAAGCCGGAATCGGCGATCGACTGGGAGGCGCTCGCCGCGACCGGAGGGACGATCGTCGTCCTGATGGGCGTCGGCAAGCTTCCGGCGTACACCGCGGCCCTGCGCGAGGCCGGAATGGACCCCGAGACGCCGGTCGCCCTGATCGAACGCGGAACGCGTCCGGGCCAGCGCGTCGCGACCGGGACCCTCGACACCATCGTCGACGAACGCGACGCGGCGGGGATCGAACCGCCCGCCGTGACCGTCATCGGCGACGTCGCGGCGACGCGCGAGTCCGTCCGAGAACGGCTCGGGAACGGGGTGAGCGACGATGCGTGAGGATATGGCGTCGCGTTCCGACGCGGAGGCCGCCGCGAACGCGGCGACGGGCCGACCGCGCGTCGCCGTCTTTAGACCCGACGACGAGCGGCTCGAGTCGGCCGTCTCGCTTCTTTCCGACCTGGGCGTCGAACCCGTCCCCGATCCGATGCTCGCAGTCGAGCCGACCGGCGAGACACCCCGCGAGAACGCCGACTACGTCGTGTTGACGAGCAAGACCGGCGCCGAACTCGCCGCCGAGGCCGGCTGGGAGCCGGGTGCGTCGACGGTCTGTGCGATCGGACCGGCGACCAGCGCGTCGATGGAAGCCGTCGGGTACGCGGTCGATCTGGTCCCCGACGAGTACACCTCGAGCGGACTCGTCGAGACGCTCGAAAGTGAGGCGGACCTCGACGGAGCGAGCGTCGAAGTCGCCCGCAGCGACCACGGCAGTCCGGTGCTCCTCGATGGCCTGTCCGCGGCGGGAGCGGACGTCCACGAGACGGTACTCTATCGCCTCGTCAGACCGCCAGAAAGCGGTGACGCCGTCGACCTCGCTGCGAGCGGCGACCTCGACGCCGCCTGCTTTACCTCGTCGCTGACGGTCGAGCACTTCTTCGAAGCCGCGACGGAGCGCGGGACGACCGACGCCGTCGCTGTCGGACTCGACCGAGCCGTGGTCGGCGCGATCGGCGAACCGACGAGAGAGACGCTGACCGCGTTCGGTATCGACGCCGACGTCGTGGCCAGCGAGGCGACGTTCGATGCGCTCGCTCGCGAGACGGTCGCAGCGGTCGATCGCTAGGCCGGCGGGAACAGGAGATCAACGGGTCCGCGTCGGCTCCGACGCATCGCCCGAAATGTGCGTCGAGACGTACGACGCGGCAGGATCGATCGCGTACCATAGCTCTCGGGCGATCAACGCTACCGGTCCGATCGCCGCCAGTAGAAACAGGACGTCGTAGAACCACATCGTCCCGCCGAGCAACTCGATCAGCGGGGCGAAACCGCGGTGGGCGACGAGAATTGCCCCGAGAATCATCGTCCAGAACGTAACGGAGGCAACGTGCTCGCGGAGGGTTGTGGGACCGCCGGACAGCGCGTGGACGAACGACGGGAGCACGATGGCGAGGTACCCGAAGACGGCCACGAAGGAGACGGTGAGGACGGCGCTCCCGACGGCGGCGAAGGTCGGTCCCGCGACGTCGATGCCGGGCAATAGGCCGATCAGAACGAGGACGATCGCGACGGCGAGACCGCCGAAGACCAATCGGCAAACGGCCTCGGTGGCGTCGGTCTCGTCCGCCGTCTGTGACCACCGGGTCGGGTCGAAGGACCCGCCGGACCGGAGTGCGTCGACGAAGTCACGCGCGGCGGTCGAATCAACGCCGTCAGCCGCTCGCTCGTCGGTCGATTCCGTGTCAGACGTCGGTTCAGTGGAACGCATAGTGGAGCGGTTCATCGATCGGCCTGTAAAAGTCGGCTACCGTTCGCCGTCGTTCAGCGAATTCGAACGGTCACAAACGATGTGAACGGTGGGCGGGCGACACCCGCAGCTTTATCCCGGATGGGGCGGCTACCGGCGACTGTGACCGAGCCCGTCCCCGCGCTGGCCGAGCGAGCGACCCGCTGTGCAACGCGGCTGCTCGCCGCCGAGCGCGTCCTGCTCGCCTCTCACATCGACGCAGACGGGCTCACGAGTGCGGCGGTCGCCGCGAGCGCGCTCGAACGAGCCGGGAAATCATTCGAAGTCGTCTTCGAGAAGCAACTCGACGAGGAGGCGATCGACAGGATTGCGGCGACGGACTACGAGACGGTCTGGTTCACGGACTTCGGAAGCGGGCAGCTCGACGTCATCTCGACGTACGAAACGAATGGAGCGTTCACGCCGGTGATCGCGGACCACCACCAGCCCGCCGACGCCGACACCGAGTATCACTGTAACCCCCTACTCGAAGGGATCGACGGGGCGAGCGAACTCTCGGGTGCGGGGACCGCGTACGTCGTCGCACGGGCGATGGCAACGCTACAAGAAAAACGCGGCGACTCCCCCACCAAGCGGATGTCGGCACGTTCGACCGCCGAGGACGGAGCCACCGTCGCGACGACCGCCAGATCGGACAACCGCGATCTGGCGGCGCTGGCGGTCGTCGGCGCGGTCGGCGACATGCAAGCCTCGAGCGGCCAGTTACACGGCGCGAACGCCGCGATCGTCGAGGAGGGCGTCGACGCCGGCGTCGTCGAGACGGGGACGGACCTCGCACTCTACGGCACGCAGACCCGTCCGCTCCCGAAGCTGCTGGAGTACGCGACCGACGTCTACATTCCCGGTATCTCGAACGATCAGGGCGGCGCCATGCGCTTTCTCGACGGCCTTGACCTCGATCTCAGAGACGAAGAAAACGAGTGGCGTCGATGGGCAGATCTCACCGCCGACGAGAAACAGACCGTCGCGAGTTCGCTGGTCCAGCGGGCCATCTCACGGGGCGTTCCCGCCTCGAAGATCGACGGCCTCGTCGGCACGAGTTACCGACTCGCCGCCGAACCGCCAGGGACCGAGCTCCGCGACGCGAGCGAGTTCTCAACGCTTCTCAACGCCACCGCTCGCTACGATCGGGCGGACGTCGGTCTGGCCGTCTGCCTCGGCGATCGCGACGGAGCACTGGAGCGAGCACGGACGCTCCTCCAATCACATCGACGGAACCTCTCGAACGGGATCGACCTCGTCACAAACGAGGGAGTCACGGTCGAAGAACACCTGCAGTGGTTCCACGCTGGCGACCGCATCCGCGAGACAATCGTCGGAATCGTCGCCGGAATGGCGCTCGGCAACGAGGGGATCGACCGCAACCGACCGATCCTGGCGTTCGCCGAGAAAGACGACGAAGCGGAGGTGAAGGTCTCCGGCCGAGGCACGCACGCGCTGGTTCGTCAGGGTCTCGATCTCTCTGTCGTCCTCGGCGAGGCCGCGAGAGCCGTCGGCGGCGACGGCGGCGGACACGACGTGGCCGCCGGGGCGACGGTGCCAGCCGGCCGAGAACCGGAGTTTCTCGAACGCGCCGACGAGCTAGTGGGCGAACAGATCGAATCCGAGTGACTGGCTCGCGACGTGCGAGCGCGGCCGCGCACAGTTTCAATTTCTGGTAGCGACCGCTCGGTTCGTCACCGGTATCCGATCGAACGAGCGCTAACACGAGTGTGCGAATCGCAGAATCCCGACGTTCCGAGATTCTATATATCGTTATGCGATGTACTATTTAAGTGGACAGTCCTTCTACGCTCTCGAATTGGAACCAATCCCGATCATGGCACACGCCAGACCCAATCCGCGGAAATGCTCGAGAGCAGGTGCGGACTCACCACTGTGACCCCAGCCAAAATTTGTGACCCCTTGAGTAGGAGATATCGAACTGTCCACCAGACACTGATCGGGGCCGGTGGCCGATTTCATCGGATAACAGCCGACCACCACCCCACCACGACCACAAACTCAACAATTCCACCGCAGGACCACACCGCCAGTACCCAATCTGCGTGCACCGATTGTGAAGGTTCCATCCGCCACCCTGTACGCGTAACGTGACGATCCGCCCCCGGCACGAGCGAAGTGAACGACTTACCCCTGGAGTCGCAGCCGAAAACCGCCCCCGCACGATGTGCGAACCGATACCGAAATATCGGATGGTCCAACCCATCGGGCCGCCACTATCGCACAAAAGTAGATCAGGAACGCGAGCCTACGACATGAGCTGATGACGGTGGCGACTCGATAACGCAAATTCGATCCGATTGTCCGATGCCCGCGACCGGCTGACTCGTCCGTTCGAACGCACCCTCGTCGACGCCAACTAATCGAGACCGACCGACATCACGGCCACTTCTTTAAGTGATGAATCCCATAGTGCGATATCGAATTTGGCGAAGCGGTCGATTCGACGCGCTCAGAGAACAGTATTCCGACACGCGTACGAGGCCAGACCGACGTCACGAATAAACCCGGACGAATGGTCCGACCACTGACGAGCGGTTTCCCAACTGAACAACACATGGACGCGACGTAGCGAATCGACCGAAAAGCCCCGACATGCAATCGGGAAACCCATCATGGCCTAGCTGATTCGGTTCGAGTTACCAGCCGACCCATCGCGCGATACGCATCGAAAAGTGAGTAGTAGTCGCCCCCGGTAGAGCGATCGATCGCCAGTTTTCGGACGTGGAGTGAATTCGCGAGGACGTCAACAACCGACCCCGTCTGTCGATCGTATCGAACGAATCGGACGAAGGAGATCTCGACGCGATATCGCACGACCACAACAGCGAACCCACACTGAATAATGCTGATTTTCGACCATCACCGATCGACCGATCGAGAATCGGCTGGCCATTGAACCGCTGACGTGAGACCGACCCGGTTTCGCTGTTGAGAACTCCGACCCAGGACCGAATCAGGC
This region includes:
- a CDS encoding NOG1 family protein; protein product: MIFEDLPTTPTSEELIDKAFSRASRAGRAQQGLDAQQSMLQTAGNIISDNLENVVTAWPDFEYDVDPFYTELAEAILASITLGPEADDPEDERTGVDGLRQALSRVTWASRQTAEIQREYQSKLRKTDVDTARKHRKQAFARLADVVEQVDPDLRAINDARNALRDLPEINPDEPTIVVAGYPNVGKSSFVNDVTNARGETASYPFTTKGVGLGHLERDHIRYQLVDTPGLLDRPAEERNEIESQAVSAIEHLADCVLVFLDPSGSCGYPIDSQLELRDSVVRQFDALDVPVLTIANKADRFDPDDASIPDLDADYHMSVETGEHVEAVLEAAIEAIGYEPELPFES
- a CDS encoding DUF7342 family protein; amino-acid sequence: MSESSQNGVQSWTESMSARERIRAIATTLREPRSINWISDRADAAWSTTNDEVQDLVEEGVLCRVEAGERTLYQPDHTQLLFDEIRMLIEKNAREDLRDELAAITREIEEWQETYDVETWEDLEQTLADCTLSSEQLRKRRDVIAFWRENEADRRLIKHALELYSDVESARERTTDATDRATS
- a CDS encoding guanosine monophosphate reductase, yielding MDELRTGLSYGDVLVVPQRSGVDSRQQVDLSTRLTDDIELATPLLSAPMDTVTEAETAIAMTEAGGMGTIHRFLSIDEQADEVRQAAEAGATVGAAVGIAGEPLARVEAVLDAGADSVMVDVAHGHLQRCLDVVGDLRRAFPDVSLVAGNVATPTGVADLADAGADCVKVGIGPGSHCTTRRVAGAGVPQLTAVSDCAEAAREYDVRIVADGGIRCSGDAVKALLAGADAVMMGSLFAGTTQAPTEVIEIDGTRYKRSRGMATTAANEARTDSDDVPDADEGVEGLTEYKGSLVDVAAEFAAGIRSGLSYAGGHTIGDARENAEFIRVAESARDLEGAHGDHDWENVIVE
- the hemC gene encoding hydroxymethylbilane synthase, with the translated sequence MRTRGTLRLATRGSLLARRQASIVSERLEERRYEVELVPVETTGDQIRDELIHRLGKTGAFVRELDERVLDGECDAAIHSLKDVPTEQPSDLVTAAVPERGPAGDVLVTPDGASFDELPTEATVGTASLRRRAELLTQRPDLTVEPIRGNVDTRLEKLLAPSLQAEHQRRSEADSERKGNVGNDDFEPTFDRTVEEWFDDRPELEKQALGREVETEYDAIVLARAGLERSGLSHAVSFRDLPTTTFVPAPGQGALAVTATDGETAREIQAAIDHPRSRVEVTVERTILATLGGGCIAPLGIHATVQGEYVHTAVAVFDRDGDESITATRDLPIETHATAAREFAEDLADRGAADLIESARRDADEADADDLPEGK
- the cobA gene encoding uroporphyrinogen-III C-methyltransferase; its protein translation is MPGESDEEATAPGDGAATEIGFVSLVGSGPGDPELLTVKATRRLEEADVVLHDKLPGPEIIEQLPDDAREDVGKRAGGERTAQSAINERLVELAREGKRVVRLKGGDPFVFGRGGEEAEYLADHGIPFEVVPGVTSAVAAPAVAGIPVTHRDHASSVSFVTGHEDPTKPESAIDWEALAATGGTIVVLMGVGKLPAYTAALREAGMDPETPVALIERGTRPGQRVATGTLDTIVDERDAAGIEPPAVTVIGDVAATRESVRERLGNGVSDDA
- a CDS encoding uroporphyrinogen-III synthase, with protein sequence MASRSDAEAAANAATGRPRVAVFRPDDERLESAVSLLSDLGVEPVPDPMLAVEPTGETPRENADYVVLTSKTGAELAAEAGWEPGASTVCAIGPATSASMEAVGYAVDLVPDEYTSSGLVETLESEADLDGASVEVARSDHGSPVLLDGLSAAGADVHETVLYRLVRPPESGDAVDLAASGDLDAACFTSSLTVEHFFEAATERGTTDAVAVGLDRAVVGAIGEPTRETLTAFGIDADVVASEATFDALARETVAAVDR
- a CDS encoding single-stranded-DNA-specific exonuclease RecJ is translated as MTEPVPALAERATRCATRLLAAERVLLASHIDADGLTSAAVAASALERAGKSFEVVFEKQLDEEAIDRIAATDYETVWFTDFGSGQLDVISTYETNGAFTPVIADHHQPADADTEYHCNPLLEGIDGASELSGAGTAYVVARAMATLQEKRGDSPTKRMSARSTAEDGATVATTARSDNRDLAALAVVGAVGDMQASSGQLHGANAAIVEEGVDAGVVETGTDLALYGTQTRPLPKLLEYATDVYIPGISNDQGGAMRFLDGLDLDLRDEENEWRRWADLTADEKQTVASSLVQRAISRGVPASKIDGLVGTSYRLAAEPPGTELRDASEFSTLLNATARYDRADVGLAVCLGDRDGALERARTLLQSHRRNLSNGIDLVTNEGVTVEEHLQWFHAGDRIRETIVGIVAGMALGNEGIDRNRPILAFAEKDDEAEVKVSGRGTHALVRQGLDLSVVLGEAARAVGGDGGGHDVAAGATVPAGREPEFLERADELVGEQIESE